A stretch of DNA from Takifugu flavidus isolate HTHZ2018 chromosome 13, ASM371156v2, whole genome shotgun sequence:
TGCATTGAAGTTTTGTTTCTGATTTCGGAAAGCCGCATGAGGTTGGGATTTATCTAACCTGAACAAATTGCAATTTCACGTTTCCCCTTTAAAGGGTTTTTATCACTTTATTTTATCGCTTCGCGTCAGATACAGCCGGCTGAAGATAATTGAACTAATCTACTAAATTGGATTAAATTTGTCTGTTGTCCCCCTTtgttctcctccctgcaggtgaagaaACTGGTCTATGTTTACTTGGTGCGTTATGCCGAAGAGCAGCAAGATCTGGCTCTGCTCTCCATTTCCACATTTCAACGAGGGTTAAAGGTGCAGCGATGCTTCTTTGAACCTTTATCAAACCAGTTAGCGGTCTCTTgtatgctaacaggctaatatAAAGCGGCAACGCTACAGCGATCTTGCTTATTCACCCTCTGGAACAACTCTCGTGCTTCTACAGGATCCTAATCAGCTAATCAGAGCCAGCGCCCTGCGGGTCCTCTCCAGCATCAGAGTCACCATAATCGTCCCCATAATGATGCTGGCCATCAAAGAGGCCGCGTCTGACATGTCTCCGTACGTCAGGAAAACGGCTGCTCATGCGATCCCCAAACTCTACAGGTGACACACCGACACTGAGCCAGCAGTGATGTGGGCAAACATAACAGGTCACATTTCTCGCCTGTCAAATGTGACAGGAACACACTCGCTGAGCTCACATCTTCCGTTTTACCCCGAGGAGAAACGTGTAGATTCTTATTTTGAAATCCATCCTGTGGTTTGtctttttctccacagtttGGATCCAGAACAGAAGGACCAGCTGATTGAAGTCATCGAGAAGCTCCTCGCTGACAAGACCACGGTGCGTCTTTTGAACCACTGAGATTAAcattttttattctgttttacaAACGcaattataaatgaataaaagaaaacagcccTGCATGTCAATGAGCCGGGAGGATTTTGGTCTCAATGGCGCCGAGGCTTCTCCTCTGCTTGTTTTAGGTTTAGGACAAATCTACCAGTAAAAAATCTCTACCTTACTAATTAAATCATTAAGCAACAGTATTCTCCTCACAAACCCTGCTGTTTCTATAAAAATGTGCTGCAGTTGGTGGCCGGCAGCGTGGTTATGGCCTTTGAGGAGGTTTGTCCAGAGCGTATTGACCTGATTCACAAGAACTACAGGAAGTTGTGCAACCTGCTGATTGACGTGGAGGAGTGGGGGCAGGTGGTCATCATCAACATGCTGACCCGCTACGCCAGGACACAGTTCCTCAACCCCAACATCAACGTGAGTTCCCTCCCTTCACTGTTCCCGAGACTCTTTTGTGGATTTGGGGAGGAAACTGCTGGGTTCAACTATCTGAGGTGCTTATTTTGTGGGTTAATCATATTGTTCTGCTGTTGCCACTGTAGCAAACTGAACCTTTCCTATcaatattttctccttttttaatctCCAATCTGATGATTTTCTCACGTGTGagaaacaaatgaaagcagTTTTCATGCTGCGTTGGATATTGACAGAGAGCAAATGCCTCGAGTGTCGGCAGCAGGCTGCTTAATCCTCCCGTGTCTCTGCAGGAGTccctgctggaggaggggagCAGCGGGGACAAGAAGTTCTACGGCTCGGAAGAAGACgaagacgaggacgaggacgaagaagagaaagagaagaaggccGATGCTCTCGGCATGGCCAAGAGGAAGCCCTACGTGATGGACCCAGACCACAGGCTGCTCCTGAGGAACACCAAACCGCTCCTGCAGAGCCGCAACGCAGCCGTGAGTCAACCGTGCTTCGGAtgaagaagcacacacacacacacacacacacacacacacacacacacacacacacacacacacacacacacatacattctcCTTCAACAATGATCGCAGTGAAATTTAAATTAACTTATAGTCACACATTGATTAGCAGCTTTCTCCCATCATCTCAACCACATTGAGTTTATTGTGTTAAACTTCTTTTATTAAGATCTTTTGACTGAAGCTgcacaaagagcagaaaacagcATTTACTTTGATCCCCCTCTGCATATTTAACGCATCAGCCGTGTCAATCTGACACGTTTTATATTTAGACTGTGATGTAAAGATCAGTGCTGCGATACGCTGGTGTTGCTTTAGAAAATAATTAGccttcaaacacattttcccCTCCCTCGGATTTCTACCAATGTGTTAAGGATTATATCCTCTGGCTCTCTTCTGTTATTCCAGGTTGTGATGGCTGTGGCTCAGCTTTATTTCCATCTTGCTCCTAAAGCAGAGGTCGGGGTGATCGCCAAGGCACTGGTGCGTCTGCTGAGGAGCCACAGGTGAGCCGCAGCGCTGATAATTTCAAATAAGCAGCCGGGTTTGGTTGACTCTCAGTGcgtattttaaattgaaaaatgcaaaaatgagtTTCACAAAAGGAAGGAATAAGCAGGAGAGTAAACGGGTGAGGGGAAGCTATAGCACAGCTCCACACAGGGGAAGGAGAATGATTACAGGATGACAAGGCAAGGGCAACAACATAAATCTGAGCGGCCCTGAAGCAGAAAGTGAAATTAAACAGGGAGGCGAAAAACACGAAGGCATCGAACACCAGGAGGGACGACGGCACACAAGTGGCCGCTTGGATTTAAGCCCAGAAAACTGTGGGTTTCTTATTGATAAGGTGGCGTTGTAGCTGTGGGTGTGCTTTAATGAGACCAtcactcagcagcagcacagcagcagcacagcagcagcagcacagcagtagcagcagcacagcagcagcagcagcagcagcagcagcagcagcacagcagcagcagcacaacagcagcagcagcacagcagcagcagcagcacagcagcagcagcagcacagtagcagcacagcagcagcagcacagcacagcagcagcagcagcagccagcagcagcagcagcagcagcagcagcagcagcagcagcagcagcacagcagcagcacagcagcagcacagcacagcagcagcagcagcacagcagcagcagcagcagcagcacagagcagcagcagcagcagcacagcagcagcagcagcagcagcagcacagcagcagcagctacagcagcagcagcagcagctgcagcagcagcacagcagcagcagctacagcagcagcagcagctgcagcagcagcagctgcagcagcagcagctgcagcagcagcacagcagtagcagcagcagcagagcagcacagcagcagcagcacagtagcagcacagtagcagcagctgcagcagcgcagcagtagcagcacagtagcagcacagcagcagctgcagcagcagcacacagcagcagcagcagcagcagcaacagcagcacagcagcagcagcagcacagcagcagcacagcacagcagcagcagcagcagcagcacacagcagcagcagctgcagcagcagcacagcagcagcagctgcagcagcagcacagcagcagcagctgcagctgcagtagcagcacagtagcagcagctgcagcagcgcagcagcagcagcacagcagcagcagcgcagcagtagcagcacagtagcagcagcacagcagtagcagcacagcaacagcagcacagcagcagcagcacagcagtagcagcacagtagcagcacagtagcagcacagcagcagcagcagcgtctctcTGTGGAGGATTTGTCAAAAGAGCGCTCCATCAAATCTGAGTGTCTGTATGGAGTCAGCTGTCATGGCAACCGCCGCAGGACCTTATACATGTCAGGAAGAAAGCTGCTGAGAGTTTTACACCATTTTCCGCATGATTCCAGTCTTGATGGGGTACCAGGCCATGAGGCAACAAATACAGATCCAGAATCAGAACTCAATTGTATAAATCACGAATAAAAGAATGAGAATCAGCAGAATCCATCTATTAAACATGTAGAGAGCATAAAGATAGGGTAGTAAAGAGTGTAATAATATAGAACTGAATCATGGTTGAAGGGTTATAAATCACTTATGGAGCATTAAGATATACAGTGCTgacaaatttaattaaattgtTATGAAGAAGTAATTATAGTTattaaaaatgataataaagtCACAAAGGGTTTTATAATCAAAGTTATATAACTGCCTAAACAAGTTTAATAAAAAGGAGTTAGATGTAATTATGACCTGAGTTGCTGCTAATTAACTTGCATTTTATGGAGACCCgacactcgtgtgtgtgttctgtgttgtCTCTCGCGTCGCTTCATTCCATCCCGTGGATCTAACTGCAATGGTTTTATCTTGTACGTGGGACTTTGCTTCTTTGTCTAATCGGCAGCTCGTGACTCGCTGGCAGTTTGCAATTTTATGAGAAAAATGCCTTTAAAGCTGCATAAAGTTGCAACTGTCAGCGTGCGGAATGTGTGTAAAGATGCTGTGAAATCCATCACGAGCGCAACAGCCAACTTTAGATAAGAAGAAAGCTAAAGGGAAGAAGATGTCactcctctctttgtcttcctgcagTGAGGTTCAGTTTGTGGTGCTTCAGAATGTGGCAACAATGACCATCAAGAGAAGGGTGAGCTGGACTGGACCAACTTTAAAAGCCTCTGACAAAGCTGCTTAGAAACCTCATTCTTCCTGTAATTATGTGCAACAGGGGATGTTTGAACCATATCTGAAGAGTTTCTACATCCGCTCCACAGACCCGACTCAGATAAAAGTCCTGAAGGTAACTGAGAAACTGTCTGCACCCACTCAATGATGCGTTTTATCCATCGTGGTGTTGTAGAAAGCACAGGTTTGAATTTTACATAATAATGTTACCAAAGAAGTTTTTTAATGTTCTCACATCAGTTAGCTCCATTGACACCATATCAGCATTTTAATAAACTACAGCATCACGATTAGGTGCTGTTTTATTCATGTTAGGTTTCTGTTCTTCATGTCTTTTCAGCTGGAGGTTCTCACCAATCTGGCCAATGAGACAAACATCTCCACCATTCTCAGGGAGTTTCAGGTACTGGGATCCTGTGTTGATGTGACCACTTTTATTCTCTCTCAATCCCTGAAATTAAAATGCGCCGGCTGGCAAAGGAGGAGTCACCAGCCAcagtcctttttaaaaaaaaatgctccgAGTCAGCATCTTTTTCTCTGGCAGACCTACATTAAAAGCATGGATAAAGACTTTGTGGCTGCAACCATCCAAGCCATCGGCCGCTGTGCCACCAACATCGGGGAGGTGAGAGACACGTGTCTGAACGGCCTGGTGCAGCTGCTGTCCAACCGGGACGGTGAGTCTGTGTATGTtttcctccatcctcttcctccccgcAGGATCATTCAGAAGGATTTCTCGCAGTTACGTaacagctggagaagaagcagacTCTGCAACCCGGGGCTTCTGCAGAGGTTTAATTATCGGAAGTTCCTCAGCTTTTCCCAGCTGCGGGTTCACTTAGAGTCCATCAGTTCTGTGTTCCAGCGGTGAAGAGAGAAACCTGTGAGTGATGGAGGCTGTTGAAGGAGGCTGATGAGAGCGAGAGGGCAGAGAGTCGTTTTAAGAAGCTGTTGGAGACCCTCTGGCCTGGCGTGGCGAAGGATCACTGCAGAAATTAGATCACTGAAAAACCAGAATTAACTCAGGGAAAAGAGCATTTCTTTAGTGAATATTTGAGTTTGCATTCAAAATTACTTAGTTTTAGTGATTTAGAGTTCTGGTTTCTCTATGAAGTAATAAATCACTCCATTTGGTCGTCTTTAACCAAGAttactgatttattttgttgtaaaATGTTGTTTCGCGGTAAATGCGGAGTTTTCTGACCCCTGCGGGCTTCCGTACGTGTCCTCCCACAGAACTGGTTGTGGCTGAGTCGGTGGTGGTCATTAAGAAACTGCTGCAGATGCAACCGGAGAAACACAGCGACATCATCAAGCACATGGCGAAGCTGACAGACAACATCCAGGTGAGGTTCTCACGCACTCCCCCCGCGCTGTGTCCGCAGGAGGCACATGGAATCATCCCCTCCCAAACTGCAGGTGCCGATGGCGCGGGCCAGCATCCTGTGGCTGATCGGAGAGTACTGCGAGCACGTGCCTAAGATTGCTCCAGATGTGCTGAGGAAGATGGCGAAGTCTTTCACCAATGAGGAGGACATTGTGAAGCTCCAAATCATAAACCTGGCGGCCAAGCTGTATCTCACCAACTCCAAACAGGCAGGTTTCAAACACAAAACTCAGCATTTAAACTGCTTCACTCACAACTGATTCCTACTAATTCCTATTAAATAATTCAAGAACAAGAAGGACATTTTTGTTCCTTCTCTTCACAGACCAAACTGTTGACGCAGTATGTTCTGAACTTGGCCAAGTACGATCAAAACTACGACATCCGCGACCGCGCCCGTTTCATCCGCCAGCTCATCGTGCCCACCGAGAAGAGCGGGGCGCTCAGCAAGTACGCTAAAAAGCTGTTCCTCGCCCTCAAACCTGCACCGGTCCTCGAGTCTCCGTTTAAAGGTGCGGCGATCATTTCTCTCTCGCAGCGTAGCCGACGCTACCGCTCCTTAGCAAGAGCGCACATCCAAGCTTATCGTGTGCTGGTCTAAAACAACAAGAAAGCACGTGGGTGCTGATTCTCGtcactgttttgtttgtgaTAGATCGAGACCACTTCCAGCTGGGTTCACTGTCCCACCTGCTGAATGCAAAGGCCGGCGGCTACCAGGAGCTGCCTGACTGGCCTGAAACCGCTCCAGACCCGTCCGTGCGCAACGTGGAGGTGAAGGAGTCTGTGCGTGCAGTGGGAACAGTAACATGCAGAGACACAAGGGCTCCCTGGGTTCTCCAAGGGCCCAAATGTTGGAGGGGAGCGAAGGGTGCTCCTGCCCCAGAGCAGTGCCTCAGAGGGGCAAGACAGAGGCACCAGAGCCTGACATCCTCTATAAGATTAACTCCAATATAGCTTTGAAGCCACCAGCCATGTCATTCGCTCACAGCTCATTGACATCTGTTACATCCATCCACcttccaggcctcagaaaacatgaATGTGGTTTCCTGGGAATGCTTAAGAACAGCCAGCAGTGGAACTCCTCTACCGCCCTCTCTGCTGCACTGGTTtctgttctgcagcagctcactCGCTACCATCCCAGTGATCCGTGCCGTACGTTTGAGCCTATAGCACATGGGAGGCGTGCAGCAGTAAGCTACAACTGCTCCGAAGCTTCCGCCGTTAGCCGCAAAACAATTTCAAGTctcattgatttttaattttccgAAAGCACCCAAATTCTTCATCCCGGTCTCCTCTTTTCATTCCCGTCCTCTCCATGTGCCATCGGCGCGACACTAATGTGACGCCAATCAAACCTTGAGGGTAATCCATGAAGTGGCCTCCAGGCTTGATTCGGTTTGTCCCTCATGTTGTTGTTAATATAGCGACTGCTTTGTGGCTACATTTCAAACACGTCAAGAACTTGGACGCTGATTAATTCCACCTCAGGTTGCGTTACCCTCCTCCATTCTCCACAGCATCCGTGTCACTTCGGCAGTGATTTGATTTCCTGCCCTAAATGTTACCTTGGCAACAGGTAGAAAGGTAGTCAGGGTGAGTTTGCATTTTCACATAATCAGAAAGCAGCCGTGAGCCGGCACACGATTGATTTCCTGACAATATATCCCATAAGTGCATCTGCTGTCTGGTGGTCTGGCAACGATCGGATTTCATTATCCGCCAGGATCGTTCCCAGCTGTGACACCTGAAAATTTACCAGCAAAAGCACCAACACGAGCAGCTGTTACTGTGTATTCCAGTGGCCAAATCAGTTTCAGGGTCAACGTCTTTGCTGCCTTCTTGTGTTGAGGCATATATTTGCAATAAAATAGATGTCATTTTCACTTATTTTCTAATTTAAGGAGAAAACCTTGACAATGTGTTGCTAGATGAGAACCTGGAAACCGAATTTAAACGCTGAATTATGCTAACTTactgtaaaaagaaataaatgtccAGTTTACCCTGATTATTAAGATCTACACAGGATGGGGGGATCATACCAACCTCACTGCTTCTCCTTAAGACTTCTGCGTCTCCACAGATACAGGAGGTCATAACCACCAGCGAGGGGCGGCTGGGTTTGCTGGGAGACTGGCGAGAGGTGCCTCCTCCCCACAGTTTGAGCTTGCAGTGGTGTTTGGTTGATGGCggctctctctttttcttctgcgGTCTCTGTTTGGCTCATCATAAGTTTTGAAGACTTGGTGCTAAACCGCTGAGTCAGAGCAGATTAGCAGAGCGTAAATGTGACGGCTGTCGATCTGCCGAGCAGAACGAGATGATTATTCCTCCTCCTTAAAAGAGAGAGTCTAACCGAAGAGGTAGAAGATTAAAGGATGTAAAGGATTATGGATTCCAGTCTTGAGCTTCACAGAACATTTGTCACCATGAAAACAAGCTCAGAAGCAACATTTGgtctcattttttaaatgggGAGAATTCCAGTTAGTCCAGTAACAGGCTGCTGACTGGAGGATGTTGCTCTAGTTTCCTTCTTCCACCTTGCTTGTCTCGTTTGTGACTGTGGCTGTGTCACAAATGTTGCTGTGTGCTGTGTCACCTCGTCTCCCACCCATCATTCCGTCCATGTTCAGCCATGTCAAGACTACTGTTGTGATGTGCGCTCTTTTCTTGACATGTTTGCCATGTTGTTGATCTTTATTTCTGATCTTTATTTTCTAAATGTGCAATTAGCAGACAGTATAAGTCAGTTATATTGGAGGCTTTTGTATTTTGCCAGAGTAATCTTCAGATAAATGTTTTTGCTAGATAAATATGATGATATTTGGGGGTTTATTTTGTGtctgatgtaaaaaaaaaaacctgttctcaactgtgttttttttagatccTGTAACCTTCCTGTGCCTGTTTCTCTTGCTttcttgactttttttttagaacCTTTCCTTCCTTGTCTGACCTCCatccaaatctttttttttttccttttctgcacCTGCCAGGTTTTTGCTCTGCTTGAAAGAGTCACAACGTTAACAAGCGTGAGTCAGTTAGCGCCCACCTCCTTCAGCCTCAGAACCATGTAGCGGCAAAACCCGCGTGCTTTCTAACACCCTGCCGAATGTGCTGTAGATGCTCCCCTGTGCTCAGCTCAGCCGAGGCTACCTGAAACACAGCGCCCTCTTTCCTGCTGCCTTCCGTTAAAGAAGTGATTCTTTTGGCCACACATGCTGTCCTCTCACGCTGTCGCATGCATTAGCAGGCTTGCTAACGTTTGCAGATGTCCTCTCTCATTTGGCGACGGCTAAATGGGTTTGGTACCAGAGAGACCCTGTTTGTAGGCGCCATTTCTCAAAGGCATCACTTCTCCTAATGGAACAGCTCCCTCTATTATAACAAAGCCATTTCTGCAACTGGTCATGAAGGCATCACCTGGCGCAACCATTTATCTGCACAAAACCAGAGCTCAGTCAGTCTCCTGAAATTATTCGCTGGCTGACTGATCGTAACGCAGATCTGACCGCTGGCTTGTAGTGCCTGCATCACACCCAGGCAGGGGCATTCATGGCCACGCTACTGTGATCTGTCCTCACTCCCGCTCCTGCTCGCCAGGTGCTTCACCGCCGCGGAGCTGACCGCTTCTGCTCCCTCTACCAGGTGCCCGAATGGACCAAGTGCAGCAGCcgagaaaagaggaaggagaagaaggtggagaagccGTTTTACTCTGACTCGGAGGGCGAGTCTGGGCCCACGGAGTCTGCAGACAGCGGTGAGTCAGCAGCTCCGGATGTGTCGAGCATTGTTCAGcaacaaatgtgtgtgaatTTACCAACAGTGATGGTTCCAGTTCCAGTTTAACATCTCCTGTAGCAATTATATGAAAAGTCTCCAATCTGCTTCACACTTTAATAGATGAGGGAGTTTAGATTAAGATCTAAATGACCTACCTAGTTTTCCTGCCGCCCGTGTGAGATTCTCCCCTCTCTGATCCTTCAGAGTCAGACTCCGCCAGCAGCTCGgacagcggcggcagcagcagcaacgagAGCGGGTCGGGATCAGAGAGCGGAGAGAGCGAGGACGGCTCCGAgtctgatgatgaggaggaggaggaggaggatgaagacgaaaagggcaagaagaagaaaaagaacgaATTAAAGAAGCCGGTTCAAGAAAGCGAAAGGTTAGAAACACTTCCGTCTAATGATGTTCCAGAGTCTAACGTGAGAATGTGGATccatttaattgattttcttttatctctCATCAGAGATAAAAACTCTTTTCTCTATTATTATCTAGTAAAAATCAATCCGAGTTAATATGCGGTGAAATTGTCTTATTTTCCTTAATACGGTGACAAATTGTGCGCTCCTTATTGGACCTGTCGTCCTTCCGTTCCAGTGAGCAgagcagtgaggaagaggagcggaagcaggagaggaagagcaaaaagagcaaaaagcCCAAGAGCGAGTCTGAGTCCAACTctgaagaggacgaggagagcgAGTCTGACAGCAGCCCATCGGAATCTGAGGAGTCAGAGGCCGAggtcaaaaagaaaaagaaggtagCTAAAAGTTCTTGAGCGGACATGAAAGAGTCAAGATAATTAGAAGGAAAATTGGTACATTAGAGCCTGAATTTAGCCTAAAAATGAATTTAAGTCAATCGGTTTTCTCTCAACTTCCTGCAGGCGGCGGAAGCCAAACCTTCATCCAAGCCTGtcaagaaggagaagaaagaaatgtCCCTGCTGGACCTGGATGATTGTGAGCACTGTTTTCTACTCTGAGAGGATGTAAAGTCAGAACGGATGTATGAAACCCCTGAGGGCTTCCCGTCTAACGCTTTCTCTTCCTGACAGTTGAACCAGCTCCGTCCCCTCAAGTCACACCCGTCAACAATTTCCTGTCCAACAGCCTCGTCACCGACCTGGAGGGACTGTCTCTGTCCGACAGCGTCCTCTCGCCGGCTGTAAATGCttcacattttcctcttttagcaTTTACAGAGATCGAACGcgtcaaaacacaaacacaaagtcatCGCTATGACGATGTCATGTCCGGTCTTCTTAACCCTGCAGACCATCTCGCCGTCCAGCGCGCTGAAGAACTTCGAGCTGCTGCACCGCATCACGGGCGAGGGTCTGTCGGTGGACTACTGCTTCAGCCGACAGCCCTTCAGCCCCGACGCCAACATGGTGGCGGTACAGATGCAGTTCACCAACAACGGCGCCGCCGACACCAAGAACCTGCACATAGAGGACGTGAAGCTGCAGTCCGGGATGAGGGTGAAGGAGTTTCCAGAGATCGGTGAGTGATACTCTGGTTTGGGGGGGTTCTGCTTCTGTTAATGTCGCCTAGTTTTTCCAGACAGTTTACAG
This window harbors:
- the LOC130536036 gene encoding AP-3 complex subunit beta-2 isoform X2, giving the protein MTPMQKLLQLPVNAVNMVKTVQSQVQGQEEDKSPVLTPDNGQQAWYSALQPDELRHLRSGGTGGGGTGGADPEEQAPLEESGRGGSSSQSQPLRHDDLKEMLDSNKDSLKLEAMKRIVAMIARGKNASDLFPAVVKNVACKNIEVKKLVYVYLVRYAEEQQDLALLSISTFQRGLKDPNQLIRASALRVLSSIRVTIIVPIMMLAIKEAASDMSPYVRKTAAHAIPKLYSLDPEQKDQLIEVIEKLLADKTTLVAGSVVMAFEEVCPERIDLIHKNYRKLCNLLIDVEEWGQVVIINMLTRYARTQFLNPNINESLLEEGSSGDKKFYGSEEDEDEDEDEEEKEKKADALGMAKRKPYVMDPDHRLLLRNTKPLLQSRNAAVVMAVAQLYFHLAPKAEVGVIAKALVRLLRSHSEVQFVVLQNVATMTIKRRGMFEPYLKSFYIRSTDPTQIKVLKLEVLTNLANETNISTILREFQTYIKSMDKDFVAATIQAIGRCATNIGEVRDTCLNGLVQLLSNRDELVVAESVVVIKKLLQMQPEKHSDIIKHMAKLTDNIQVPMARASILWLIGEYCEHVPKIAPDVLRKMAKSFTNEEDIVKLQIINLAAKLYLTNSKQTKLLTQYVLNLAKYDQNYDIRDRARFIRQLIVPTEKSGALSKYAKKLFLALKPAPVLESPFKDRDHFQLGSLSHLLNAKAGGYQELPDWPETAPDPSVRNVEVFALLERVTTLTSVPEWTKCSSREKRKEKKVEKPFYSDSEGESGPTESADSESDSASSSDSGGSSSNESGSGSESGESEDGSESDDEEEEEEDEDEKGKKKKKNELKKPVQESESEQSSEEEERKQERKSKKSKKPKSESESNSEEDEESESDSSPSESEESEAEVKKKKKAAEAKPSSKPVKKEKKEMSLLDLDDFEPAPSPQVTPVNNFLSNSLVTDLEGLSLSDSVLSPATISPSSALKNFELLHRITGEGLSVDYCFSRQPFSPDANMVAVQMQFTNNGAADTKNLHIEDVKLQSGMRVKEFPEIELLPAGETATAVLGIDFCDSTQAANFQLCTHAKKFFVSIQPPVGELMRPVFLTENEFKKEQGQLMGMNEIAEKLTLDAKCRNEHAIVQRVTAAANLSRVPCGSDRECSPPVPPPDHPVHRFAGRTVTSSSLVLVTVATKEEGAAQLTVNCEKMVIGTMLVKDILLALTQ
- the LOC130536036 gene encoding AP-3 complex subunit beta-2 isoform X6, with translation MSSSTAFNEEKGGSSSVGEPEYGHDPASGGIFSSDYKRHDDLKEMLDSNKDSLKLEAMKRIVAMIARGKNASDLFPAVVKNVACKNIEVKKLVYVYLVRYAEEQQDLALLSISTFQRGLKDPNQLIRASALRVLSSIRVTIIVPIMMLAIKEAASDMSPYVRKTAAHAIPKLYSLDPEQKDQLIEVIEKLLADKTTLVAGSVVMAFEEVCPERIDLIHKNYRKLCNLLIDVEEWGQVVIINMLTRYARTQFLNPNINESLLEEGSSGDKKFYGSEEDEDEDEDEEEKEKKADALGMAKRKPYVMDPDHRLLLRNTKPLLQSRNAAVVMAVAQLYFHLAPKAEVGVIAKALVRLLRSHSEVQFVVLQNVATMTIKRRGMFEPYLKSFYIRSTDPTQIKVLKLEVLTNLANETNISTILREFQTYIKSMDKDFVAATIQAIGRCATNIGEVRDTCLNGLVQLLSNRDELVVAESVVVIKKLLQMQPEKHSDIIKHMAKLTDNIQVPMARASILWLIGEYCEHVPKIAPDVLRKMAKSFTNEEDIVKLQIINLAAKLYLTNSKQTKLLTQYVLNLAKYDQNYDIRDRARFIRQLIVPTEKSGALSKYAKKLFLALKPAPVLESPFKDRDHFQLGSLSHLLNAKAGGYQELPDWPETAPDPSVRNVEVKESVFALLERVTTLTSVPEWTKCSSREKRKEKKVEKPFYSDSEGESGPTESADSESDSASSSDSGGSSSNESGSGSESGESEDGSESDDEEEEEEDEDEKGKKKKKNELKKPVQESESEQSSEEEERKQERKSKKSKKPKSESESNSEEDEESESDSSPSESEESEAEVKKKKKAAEAKPSSKPVKKEKKEMSLLDLDDFEPAPSPQVTPVNNFLSNSLVTDLEGLSLSDSVLSPATISPSSALKNFELLHRITGEGLSVDYCFSRQPFSPDANMVAVQMQFTNNGAADTKNLHIEDVKLQSGMRVKEFPEIELLPAGETATAVLGIDFCDSTQAANFQLCTHAKKFFVSIQPPVGELMRPVFLTENEFKKEQGQLMGMNEIAEKLTLDAKCRNEHAIVQRVTAAANLSRVPCGSDRECSPPVPPPDHPVHRFAGRTVTSSSLVLVTVATKEEGAAQLTVNCEKMVIGTMLVKDILLALTQ
- the LOC130536036 gene encoding AP-3 complex subunit beta-2 isoform X8 gives rise to the protein MSSSTAFNEEKGGSSSVGEPEYGHDPASGGIFSSDYKRHDDLKEMLDSNKDSLKLEAMKRIVAMIARGKNASDLFPAVVKNVACKNIEVKKLVYVYLVRYAEEQQDLALLSISTFQRGLKDPNQLIRASALRVLSSIRVTIIVPIMMLAIKEAASDMSPYVRKTAAHAIPKLYSLDPEQKDQLIEVIEKLLADKTTLVAGSVVMAFEEVCPERIDLIHKNYRKLCNLLIDVEEWGQVVIINMLTRYARTQFLNPNINESLLEEGSSGDKKFYGSEEDEDEDEDEEEKEKKADALGMAKRKPYVMDPDHRLLLRNTKPLLQSRNAAVVMAVAQLYFHLAPKAEVGVIAKALVRLLRSHSEVQFVVLQNVATMTIKRRGMFEPYLKSFYIRSTDPTQIKVLKLEVLTNLANETNISTILREFQTYIKSMDKDFVAATIQAIGRCATNIGEVRDTCLNGLVQLLSNRDELVVAESVVVIKKLLQMQPEKHSDIIKHMAKLTDNIQVPMARASILWLIGEYCEHVPKIAPDVLRKMAKSFTNEEDIVKLQIINLAAKLYLTNSKQTKLLTQYVLNLAKYDQNYDIRDRARFIRQLIVPTEKSGALSKYAKKLFLALKPAPVLESPFKDRDHFQLGSLSHLLNAKAGGYQELPDWPETAPDPSVRNVEVKESVPEWTKCSSREKRKEKKVEKPFYSDSEGESGPTESADSESDSASSSDSGGSSSNESGSGSESGESEDGSESDDEEEEEEDEDEKGKKKKKNELKKPVQESESEQSSEEEERKQERKSKKSKKPKSESESNSEEDEESESDSSPSESEESEAEVKKKKKAAEAKPSSKPVKKEKKEMSLLDLDDFEPAPSPQVTPVNNFLSNSLVTDLEGLSLSDSVLSPATISPSSALKNFELLHRITGEGLSVDYCFSRQPFSPDANMVAVQMQFTNNGAADTKNLHIEDVKLQSGMRVKEFPEIELLPAGETATAVLGIDFCDSTQAANFQLCTHAKKFFVSIQPPVGELMRPVFLTENEFKKEQGQLMGMNEIAEKLTLDAKCRNEHAIVQRVTAAANLSRVPCGSDRECSPPVPPPDHPVHRFAGRTVTSSSLVLVTVATKEEGAAQLTVNCEKMVIGTMLVKDILLALTQ